Part of the bacterium genome is shown below.
CTCCAATCGTTGCAATGCAACAAGAAGCGACCCTGGATTTACTTTAAAAACACCCCGCGTAATTTGCTCGATCCGGCGTGCAATACCAAAACCGTGCATTGGCTCCAAACTCAATGTCTTCAGGATCAGCATATCCAGCGTGCCCTGGATCACGTCTGTATTCGATTCGCTCATGATCCGTCATCATAGGCACTTTCCTCTTGATTGTCAAGATGAAGATTGCGGCTTCGCGCTTTTGCGTTGAAAAACCACGGAGTCACGGAGCTTCACGGAGCAAAACAAACTCTGTGCTGCCTCTGCGTACTTCGCGTACTCTGCGGTGAAAACAACGTGTTCGCTATTCGAAGCGCAGGGCGAGAATCGGATCAATGCGGCTTGCACGATGCGCCGGGGATCATTCCCGCCGCAGCGGCCACCATCGCCAGAACGAGTATTGTCGATGTAGCAATCCATGGATCGCCGCTCTGGATCCCATAGAGTTG
Proteins encoded:
- a CDS encoding PadR family transcriptional regulator, encoding MSESNTDVIQGTLDMLILKTLSLEPMHGFGIARRIEQITRGVFKVNPGSLLVALQRLERAGRIDAEWQQTENSRRARFYKLTRSGCKQLDVETAEWERRVGAIARLLKAEG